The following are encoded in a window of Phaseolus vulgaris cultivar G19833 chromosome 3, P. vulgaris v2.0, whole genome shotgun sequence genomic DNA:
- the LOC137806454 gene encoding protein ECERIFERUM 26-like, giving the protein MVPHPSLCASIYSVGKYSHSCNNNKNNNIKNQRRKMVLEETLVHDLRLSSVGPGQATESDVFHYPAAMDLAMKLHYLRVVFFFHSEAAQDLTIMKIKDAMFTWFNYYFITCGRFRRSDSGRPFIKCNDCGARFIEANCSKTLDEWLATKDCSLNKLLSSNQVIGPELSFSPPVLLQIVKFKCGGISLGLSWAHILGDIFIASEFINSWGQIMNNLGLKMVSNIPRSVPEPGQSGPEKDPISAKPIDPVGDHWIVPNNKKMDTFSFHLTSSQLNYLQAQIWGPSLDQTPAFESLCAMIWRCVARVRAKPEPKTVTVCRFDPNKKNKDIIGNNQVICKVEGGSESCIVDMDLRVLASMLENEGVDERQQIEEAIERDQGVSDFYVYGANLTFVDLEKTNFYDLQLKGHTPTFVYLTIQGVGDEGAILVYPWPQSSTKNGVDGKFVTMILPEEEMSDLKSELKINGLLIKDN; this is encoded by the exons ATGGTCCCTCATCCATCACTCTGTGCATCTATTTATTCTGTTGGCAAGTACTCACATTCCTGCAAcaacaacaagaacaacaacatCAAAAACCAAAGGAGGAAGATGGTGTTAGAGGAGACCTTGGTGCATGATCTGAGGCTATCCTCAGTTGGGCCGGGTCAGGCGACCGAGTCGGACGTGTTCCACTACCCGGCTGCCATGGACTTGGCCATGAAACTTCACTACCTCAGAGTGGTGTTCTTCTTCCACAGTGAGGCTGCACAAGACCTAAccataatgaaaataaaagatgCCATGTTCACCTGGTTCAACTATTACTTCATCACCTGCGGGAGGTTCCGGAGATCAGATTCCGGTAGACCCTTCATCAAGTGCAATGACTGTGGCGCAAGGTTCATTGAAGCCAACTGCAGCAAAACCCTAGATGAGTGGCTAGCCACCAAGGATTGCTCCCTCAACAAGTTGCTTTCCTCTAACCAAGTCATTGGCCCAGAACTCTCTTTTTCTCCTCCTGTTTTGCTGCAG ATAGTTAAATTTAAATGCGGTGGAATTTCATTGGGCCTTAGTTGGGCCCATATATTGGGGGACATTTTTATAGCTTCAGAATTCATAAACTCATGGGGCCAAATAATGAATAACTTGGGCCTAAAAATGGTATCCAACATCCCAAGATCCGTCCCAGAACCCGGACAATCTGGACCCGAAAAGGATCCAATTTCAGCAAAACCCATTGACCCGGTGGGTGATCATTGGATCGTACCCAACAACAAGAAAATGGACACATTCTCCTTCCACTTAACAAGCTCACAGTTGAACTACTTGCAAGCACAAATTTGGGGTCCAAGTCTTGACCAAACCCCTGCTTTTGAATCCCTATGTGCCATGATTTGGCGTTGTGTGGCACGGGTTCGGGCAAAACCCGAACCCAAAACCGTGACCGTGTGCCGGTTCGACCCGAATAAGAAGAACAAAGATATCATTGGTAACAACCAAGTGATATGCAAGGTTGAGGGTGGAAGTGAATCTTGTATTGTTGATATGGATTTGAGAGTTTTGGCAAGCATGCTTGAGAATGAAGGTGTTGATGAGAGGCAACAAATTGAGGAAGCAATTGAGAGAGACCAAGGTGTGAGTGATTTCTATGTGTATGGTGCCAATTTGACATTTGTAGACTTGGAGAAAACCAATTTTTATGACTTGCAATTGAAGGGACACACACCAACATTTGTTTACCTCACCATTCAAGGGGTTGGAGATGAAGGAGCTATTTTGGTGTATCCATGGCCACAAAGTTCAACCAAGAATGGTGTTGATGGGAAGTTTGTGACCATGATTTTGCCAGAGGAAGAAATGTCTGACCTTAAATCTGAGCTCAAGATTAATGGTCTTCTGATCAAGGATAATTag